AGCTCCCAGCTACAGCATGCCGAACAACACAACCCATGCGCTTTAGCCAAAATGTTCTGTCGCAGGCTTCTCGAAGCCAATCCGTTGCAATTCCGCGAGCTGTCCGATTTTCTCCCGTTTCCCAAAGAGCTTTTACTACGTCAACGCAAAGACAACACGGACATATCGACCCTCCAAAGCCGGGTGAGGAGTATGTACCAATGGAAACTTCAAACTCCAGTTACACTTGATTGACATAATTTAGACTTTATGTTACTTTTATTGAGAAGGACGGCACAGAAAACAAGTTCGCTGTTTCAGAGGGAGATAACCTTCTCGACATCGCCCAAGCCAACGACCTAGAGATGGAGGGCGCATGCGGAGGATCTTGCGCCTGCTCAACATGCCATGTTATCGTTGCTGATGACGAATACTTCGACAAGATGCCTGAGCCTGAGGATGACGAGAATGATATGTTGGATTTGGCATTCGGACTTACCGAGACAAGTCGACTGGGCTGCCAAGTGAAGATGACCAAGGAGATGGATGGTTTGGTGGTGAAGCTGCCCTCCATGACGAGGAACCTGCAAGCGAGCGATTTCAACTAAGAAAATTACGGCATGAGACATATGCTATGTTTTGATATATGAGACGAGATGACCTGCACTTGTAAGACTACGTACTGTACTTTTAGGAGGAAATAGAACCAAGCGATGACGGGGATCAGGTGCATCATACAGGGTATCTTTGTTGCGACTTTAGTTGCACGGCCGGGAGAGCACGGCCTGATGATTCTACTACTCCTCttgaaaagaaacaaagaaagAACACAGGAATGTTATTACGCTTCTTCGAGCCCACCCTTTTTCAATCCGCCGCCTCCAGAGGCGATCAACTCCAAGAATCCCTTTTTACTCATCTCGTTGACCTTTTCCTCTCGCTTCTTCATACCAATAACACCCTCCTTTCTTGTGCCCTTCTCCGCCTCAACAGCCTTAACCTGCGCAGCGCGAACAGCGTTGAAAAGCTTGACAACACCACGCTGCGCGACCTTACGTAGCCTCCTCTCAGTCTCCATGATTTCAGATGTAGATACCTCCAGCTCTCCAGTAGTGTCATTTGTGGATGCGACAAGGACATCCTTTACTCGGCCCTTCTCGAATGCTCGCCTCTTCTGCTCGCGGAGCTGTTTTCGCGCCTTGGATTCCAGTGCATTGTCGACGGCTGCCTTGGAAGCTTCGTGGGCTGCAGCACTTCGGGCAAGGACGGGATCTGACCGCTTGGATGTTGATAGTTTGGTGGAAAGAATCTTTGAGAGCGACGTGGCGAAAGCATTGGGATCGTTTCGCTTTGACTTCTTGCGCTTGTCGGAGTTTGCGCCATccacatcttcatcgtcgtcgtcttctgatccctcgtcatcgtcatcctcttcctcctcctcctcctcagacTCGGCTTCCGGCTCGTCATCCTTGGGCTTTTGCGCCTTCGcgtttgtttttgtcttCTTGAGAGGCTTCTTCAGGGCAGGTCTCTCTTCATCGGAGCTAGAAGCTTCATTATCGGAAGCACCGACGTTGTCGACCTGGACATTGTGAATATCGTCGTCGGAATCGAGCAGATTGACAGCATCAAATTCTTGCGCCTCCTCAGATTCAGAATCACTGTTGTAATCTCGGAGTTGCTTTCTCTTTTGCTTCTTGGTGGGTCGTTGCAAGCGGCCATCAGgctttctctttttcttgtttACAAGTCCGGCCATTGTGTGGATTTATTGTGTTGATGTAACTGGGATGTGCAATGCTTTTCAATGGGAAGCGTAGCGGATCTGGACTGGTCGTTCAAACTTTTGAGAATTTTGCCGGGGAAATTTTCTGGCGACTGGAGAGTGTGGGTCTGGGCGGTGAGTTAAGCTTCGGGATGGCTCACGGTGGGGCCGGCCACGGTGGGGCCGTAGCAACTCATGAAATAAGTACAACAGATGTGGCATCGTCAGTACTGGGAAATTTAAGAGTAGTCGAATGAGTAATGTAATGAAGATGGTTTTGAGTCGATAGTGcgtataatatattaaacagTGATACAAGATTCCATATGTAAATAGCCAAATTGTCCCCCCCACAAGTAGATTCAACCTTCACCTAGAAGAACTTAATCTTATCCCAGAACGAGGGTC
This Fusarium poae strain DAOMC 252244 chromosome 3, whole genome shotgun sequence DNA region includes the following protein-coding sequences:
- a CDS encoding hypothetical protein (BUSCO:54969at5125); translation: MAGLVNKKKRKPDGRLQRPTKKQKRKQLRDYNSDSESEEAQEFDAVNLLDSDDDIHNVQVDNVGASDNEASSSDEERPALKKPLKKTKTNAKAQKPKDDEPEAESEEEEEEEDDDDEGSEDDDDEDVDGANSDKRKKSKRNDPNAFATSLSKILSTKLSTSKRSDPVLARSAAAHEASKAAVDNALESKARKQLREQKRRAFEKGRVKDVLVASTNDTTGELEVSTSEIMETERRLRKVAQRGVVKLFNAVRAAQVKAVEAEKGTRKEGVIGMKKREEKVNEMSKKGFLELIASGGGGLKKGGLEEA
- a CDS encoding hypothetical protein (BUSCO:56117at5125), with the translated sequence MSASRSFATCLAKLPATACRTTQPMRFSQNVLSQASRSQSVAIPRAVRFSPVSQRAFTTSTQRQHGHIDPPKPGEELYVTFIEKDGTENKFAVSEGDNLLDIAQANDLEMEGACGGSCACSTCHVIVADDEYFDKMPEPEDDENDMLDLAFGLTETSRLGCQVKMTKEMDGLVVKLPSMTRNLQASDFN